A genomic segment from Spinacia oleracea cultivar Varoflay chromosome 3, BTI_SOV_V1, whole genome shotgun sequence encodes:
- the LOC130469996 gene encoding uncharacterized protein → MVRGKEDVNLFPSDIFPNMKWLRYLREQGRDFERFLLLSLGFSLRSPRPHDFVDQLSQGEVAVYTAAFRLGLRFPLLPFVMDVLEGYCPFLSLSPGMVHPLQPWEPTSSAMKKRPASSTVAPKPKRPFFKKMGTADAATKPSLSKPSAPLAGGEVLLNQASIPPSEHKEVSPQVDTEGDSAARAAADEVAADQAEAAEATTSSKEDKGKGKEADAPSTDNASTPPPASSIVDMFKRTRRAEVASIPPSDGFSSEAKDKILSDVYAAIPEEYVRSLPGIDLGFFGSIQSLVLDLLIRCAESRNYRFDMHNETLKHKDQIENHEKYAERTARLINVDADAKIKSETDALKKAEEDAQNYEQKLLEHEERLAVLRKEYSSVSERVTNFSSKVNVLEGQLKAMQGEIEAVHKEAASSFKLGEESILENAQRAWDQSMDGKDFSWFKRRISYQMAVSTTRRLGLDPPEFVSDGEEEDMEEEEVNSPEGQDVQDGSSTAPHP, encoded by the exons atggtccggGGGAAAGAGGATgtcaatttgtttccttctgacATCTTTCCCAACATGAAATGGCTGAGGTATCTGAGGGAgcagggacgtgactttgagcgttttctgctTCTGTCCCTAGGTTTTAGTCTTAGGAGCCCTCGACCCCATGATTTTGTGGACCAACTCTCTCAGGGAGAGGTTGCTGTCTATACTGCTGCCTTTAGATTGGGTCTTAGATTTCCTTTGCTtccctttgtgatggacgtcCTAGAGGG TTATTGCCCCTTCCTCTCGCTCTCCCCAGGGATGGTTCACCCTTTACAGCCGTGG GAGCCCACTTCGTCAGCTATGAAGAAGCGTCCTGCATCTTCGACGGTGGCTCCTAAGCCAAAGCGgcccttctttaagaagatgggtACGGCCGATGCTGCAACAAAGCCGTCGCTGTCAAAACCATCTGCTCCTCTGGCTGGGGGAGAGGTTCTCCTTAACCAGGCGTCCATTCCTCCGTCTGAGCATAAGGAAGTCTCTCCCCAGGTGGACACCGAAGGAGATTCCGCTGCCAGAGCGGCTGCTGACGAAGTAGCGGCCGACCAGGCTGAGGCTGCTGAAGCCACCACCTCGTCCAAGGAGGacaagggtaagggcaaggaggCTGACGCTCCTTCTACTGATAACGCCTCCACGCCTCCTCCGGCTTCGTCGATTG TTGATATGTTCAAACGGACGCGGCGTGCTGAGGTGGCGAGCATCCCCCCTTCTGAcggttttagctcagaggcgaaagataagatcctttcggacgtgtatgcggccattcctgaggagtatgtgaggtcacttcccgggattgacttgggattctttgggtccattcagtcCCTCGTACTTGAT CTCTTAATCCGCTGTGCCGAGAGTAGGAACTATCGCTTCGATATGCATAATGAGACGCTCAAGCATAAGGACCAGATTGAGAATCATGAGAAGTATGCTGAGAGGACGGCCAGATTGATCAACGTGGACGCGGATGCGAAGATTAAGTCCGAAACGGACGCTCTGAAGAAGGCTGAGGAGGACGCCCAGAATTACGAACAGAAATtgctggagcatgaggagagGCTGGCCGTGCTGAGAAAGGAGTACTCCTCCGTCTCGGAGCGGGTGACCAATTTCTCATCCAAGGTGAACGTCCTGGAGGGTCAGCTCAAGGCTATGCAGGGTGAGATTGAAGCCGTGCACAAAGAGGCAGCGAGCTCTTTCAAATTAGGCGAAGAGTCCATCTTGGAGAATGCCCAAAGGGCatgggatcagtctatggatGGGAAGGACTTTTCCTGGTTCAAACGTCGCATCTCCTACCAGATGGCCGTTTCGACGACTAGACGCCTAGGCTTAGATCCCCCTGAGTTCGTTAGCGACGGGgaggaggaggacatggaggagGAAGAAGTGAACTCCCCTGAAGGCCAAGACGTCCAGGACGGGAGTTCAACTGCCCCTCATCCTTGA